A portion of the Pseudarthrobacter defluvii genome contains these proteins:
- the alaS gene encoding alanine--tRNA ligase — protein sequence MKSQEITKRWVDFFVSKGHTAVPSASLVSSDPSLLFTVAGMVPFIPYLTAREEPPYSRATSVQKCIRTGDIEEVGKTARHGTFFQMCGNFSFGDYFKEDAIKFAWELLTKSVDDGGYGLAPERLWVTVYEEDDEAEELWLKNTGVPAERIQRMGKSDNYWSTGQPGPAGPCSEIYYDRGPAYGVEGGPIADETRYVEIWNLVFMQYQIENVRSKVDFDIVGELPKKNIDTGLGMERLAMILQGVENMYETDQVRPVIDKAAELSGKEYTSAETPDDPHHTDDVRMRVVADHIRSALMLISDGVTPSNEGRGYVLRRLIRRAVRSMRLLGVEEACLPQLLPASRDAMKGVYPIVETDFDRISRIAYAEEKAFLRTIASGTARLEDAVKESKAANKPLSGSDAFTLHDTYGFPIDLTLEMAEEAGLKVDEAAFRSLMQEQRQRAQADAKGKKGGHADVSVFQELLGQGETVFTGYTELEGESRVRGLLSAGRQVQQALTGDEIELVLAETPFYAEAGGQAADTGLITGDGFVVEVLDVQRPVKGLSVHKAIVREGEIGADSLVRAAVDRERRHAAEQAHTGTHIVHAALHQILGPEATQRGSFNKAGYLRFDFAWGEGLSTATRSEIEEVSNLAIRNNYAVETKIMGLAEAKAMGAMALFGENYGSEVRVVEIDGAWSRELCGGTHVANTSLIGSLSLLGEQSVGSGNRRVEAFVGMEAFRHLAAERALVTELTDLLKVPSGQLADRISSTLAKLKATEKELDRLRKEQLAAAAANLVNTAQDAAGVRVVAHDAGTVSGADDLRGLALDLRNRLGSEAAAVAAAGVANGRPLILVATNEAAREAGVKAGALVRVAAGVLGGGGGGKDDVAQGGGTDAGKVGAALAAVVDAISRR from the coding sequence ATGAAGTCGCAGGAGATCACAAAGCGCTGGGTGGACTTTTTTGTCAGCAAGGGCCACACCGCGGTTCCCTCCGCATCGCTGGTATCCAGCGACCCCTCGCTGCTGTTCACGGTGGCCGGAATGGTCCCGTTCATTCCCTACCTCACCGCCCGCGAAGAGCCGCCCTACTCCCGCGCCACCAGCGTGCAGAAGTGCATCCGCACCGGCGACATCGAGGAAGTGGGCAAGACCGCCCGCCACGGCACCTTCTTCCAGATGTGCGGCAACTTTTCCTTCGGCGACTACTTCAAGGAAGACGCCATCAAGTTCGCCTGGGAACTGCTCACCAAGAGCGTTGACGACGGAGGCTACGGCCTTGCGCCCGAGCGGCTCTGGGTCACCGTCTACGAAGAGGACGACGAAGCCGAAGAGCTGTGGCTGAAGAACACCGGTGTCCCCGCGGAACGCATCCAGCGGATGGGCAAGTCGGACAACTACTGGTCCACCGGCCAACCCGGGCCCGCCGGTCCCTGCTCCGAGATCTACTACGACCGCGGTCCCGCCTACGGCGTTGAGGGCGGTCCCATCGCGGATGAGACCCGCTACGTCGAAATCTGGAACCTGGTGTTCATGCAGTACCAGATCGAGAACGTCCGGTCGAAAGTCGACTTCGACATCGTGGGCGAGCTGCCCAAGAAGAACATCGACACCGGCCTGGGCATGGAACGCCTTGCCATGATCCTGCAGGGTGTCGAGAACATGTACGAGACCGACCAGGTCCGGCCGGTGATCGACAAGGCCGCGGAACTGTCCGGCAAGGAATACACCTCCGCCGAAACACCGGACGACCCCCACCACACCGACGACGTCCGCATGCGCGTAGTGGCCGACCACATCCGTTCGGCCCTGATGCTGATCTCGGACGGGGTCACCCCGTCCAACGAAGGCCGCGGCTACGTCCTGCGCCGCCTCATCCGCCGCGCCGTCCGTTCCATGCGCCTGCTCGGTGTCGAAGAGGCCTGCCTGCCCCAGCTGCTGCCGGCCTCCCGCGACGCGATGAAGGGCGTGTACCCCATCGTGGAGACCGACTTCGACCGGATCAGCCGCATCGCCTACGCCGAAGAGAAGGCGTTCCTGCGCACCATCGCCTCCGGCACGGCCCGGCTCGAGGACGCCGTCAAGGAGTCCAAGGCCGCCAACAAACCGCTGTCCGGTTCCGACGCCTTCACCCTGCACGACACCTACGGTTTCCCCATCGACCTCACCCTCGAAATGGCCGAAGAGGCAGGGCTCAAGGTGGACGAGGCCGCATTCCGCAGCCTGATGCAGGAACAGCGCCAACGCGCCCAGGCCGATGCCAAGGGCAAGAAGGGCGGCCACGCGGACGTCAGCGTCTTCCAGGAGCTCCTGGGCCAGGGCGAGACGGTCTTCACGGGCTACACGGAGCTGGAAGGCGAGTCGCGGGTCCGCGGCCTGCTCAGCGCCGGCCGCCAGGTGCAGCAGGCCCTCACCGGGGACGAGATCGAACTCGTGCTGGCTGAGACCCCGTTCTACGCCGAAGCCGGCGGCCAGGCGGCCGATACCGGCCTGATCACCGGCGACGGGTTCGTCGTCGAGGTCCTGGACGTCCAGCGCCCCGTGAAGGGCCTGAGTGTGCACAAGGCGATTGTCCGCGAAGGCGAAATCGGCGCCGACTCGCTGGTGCGCGCCGCCGTGGACCGCGAACGCCGCCACGCCGCAGAACAGGCGCACACAGGCACGCACATCGTGCATGCCGCCCTGCACCAGATCCTGGGCCCGGAAGCCACCCAGCGCGGTTCCTTCAACAAGGCCGGCTACCTGCGCTTCGACTTCGCCTGGGGCGAAGGGCTGAGCACGGCCACCCGCTCCGAAATCGAAGAGGTCTCCAACCTTGCCATCCGCAACAACTACGCGGTGGAAACCAAGATCATGGGACTGGCCGAAGCCAAGGCCATGGGCGCCATGGCACTCTTCGGTGAGAACTACGGCAGCGAAGTGCGCGTCGTGGAGATCGACGGCGCGTGGTCCCGCGAGCTGTGCGGCGGCACCCACGTTGCCAACACCTCGCTGATCGGCAGCCTGTCCCTCCTGGGCGAACAGTCCGTGGGTTCAGGCAACCGCCGCGTGGAAGCTTTTGTTGGCATGGAGGCGTTCCGCCACCTGGCCGCCGAACGCGCCCTGGTGACCGAACTGACCGACCTGCTGAAGGTTCCGTCCGGCCAGCTCGCCGACCGGATCTCCAGCACCCTGGCCAAGCTGAAGGCCACGGAGAAGGAGTTGGACCGCCTCCGCAAGGAACAGTTGGCAGCAGCCGCCGCAAACCTGGTCAACACCGCCCAGGATGCCGCCGGCGTCCGGGTGGTTGCCCACGATGCCGGCACCGTCAGCGGCGCGGATGACCTCCGCGGCCTGGCCCTGGACCTGCGCAACCGCCTCGGTTCCGAAGCTGCTGCTGTAGCCGCCGCCGGCGTTGCCAACGGCCGTCCACTGATCCTGGTGGCCACCAACGAGGCAGCCAGGGAAGCCGGCGTCAAGGCCGGCGCCCTGGTCCGGGTCGCTGCCGGTGTGCTGGGCGGCGGCGGTGGCGGCAAGGATGACGTTGCCCAGGGCGGCGGCACAGACGCCGGCAAGGTCGGCGCCGCCCTGGCCGCCGTCGTCGACGCCATCTCAAGGCGCTAA
- the ruvX gene encoding Holliday junction resolvase RuvX, translated as MTNPVAAGGYPQGVKLGVDVGTVRVGVAICDRDSILATPYKTLDRNAKKNSDVRVIAKLAEELGAVQVIVGLPRTMKGEEHTSARMATDYALLLAAEFSSRGLAVQVNLVDERLSSVTAHRNLHEAGMSSRDHRKVVDQVAAAGILQHAIDMQKARGADVGSRVTAPSPSVDLGAGGVDEPVRAAPADTARFSDNGRQQ; from the coding sequence ATGACCAATCCTGTTGCTGCCGGCGGCTACCCCCAGGGCGTCAAACTGGGGGTGGACGTCGGCACCGTCCGGGTAGGGGTCGCCATCTGCGACCGTGATTCGATCCTAGCCACGCCCTACAAGACCCTCGACCGGAACGCGAAGAAGAACTCGGACGTCCGCGTCATCGCGAAACTGGCGGAGGAACTGGGGGCCGTGCAGGTTATCGTAGGCCTGCCCAGGACCATGAAGGGCGAGGAACACACCTCAGCCAGGATGGCCACAGACTATGCGTTGCTGCTGGCTGCCGAGTTTTCCAGCCGCGGCTTGGCGGTCCAGGTCAACCTGGTTGACGAGCGCCTCAGCAGTGTCACGGCCCACCGCAACCTGCATGAAGCTGGCATGAGCAGCAGGGACCACCGTAAAGTAGTTGATCAGGTCGCGGCGGCGGGTATCCTTCAGCACGCCATCGACATGCAGAAAGCCAGGGGAGCGGATGTCGGCTCACGCGTGACAGCGCCATCCCCGTCCGTGGACCTGGGGGCCGGTGGGGTGGACGAACCAGTCCGCGCCGCCCCCGCAGACACGGCCCGATTTTCAGATAATGGAAGGCAACAGTGA
- a CDS encoding DUF6167 family protein yields the protein MKRIVWMGIGVAIGVIAFRKVSQAQSSLGPEGLNRAVGRLADGVYDFADAVRAGMRERETDLRTALGIESAELVRR from the coding sequence ATGAAAAGAATTGTGTGGATGGGAATCGGCGTGGCCATCGGCGTCATCGCGTTCCGAAAGGTCAGCCAGGCGCAGTCCAGCCTCGGACCGGAGGGCCTCAACCGTGCAGTGGGCCGGCTGGCCGACGGCGTTTACGACTTTGCAGACGCAGTGCGCGCAGGGATGCGTGAACGCGAAACCGACCTGAGGACGGCCCTGGGCATCGAGTCCGCCGAACTGGTTCGCCGCTAG
- a CDS encoding shikimate dehydrogenase, producing the protein MSLRAAVLGHPISHSKSPALHLAAYGQLGAGISYTAIDVTEELLPSFMRQIRHQPGWCGLSVTMPLKTAMLDEVDEVRGVARTLGVVNTVTFEDTANGLRTVGSNTDVTGIVNALCHAGSAASPSAVILGGGGTAASAVAALKELGTETVQVFVRDASRTADVRAAADRLGMALELRPLAGAARPTAEADVVISTLPPRAADGLAAEIAALKTATPGVLLDVAYDPWPSLIASVWQAGGGRVVPGLEMLLYQAVEQVRLFTRRGEDVNAAVIDVMCDAVGLARRAL; encoded by the coding sequence ATGAGCCTGCGGGCTGCCGTCCTGGGCCACCCGATCAGCCACTCAAAATCCCCGGCACTGCACCTCGCGGCCTACGGACAGTTGGGTGCAGGCATCAGTTACACGGCAATCGACGTCACTGAGGAGCTGCTGCCGTCCTTCATGCGCCAGATCCGGCACCAGCCGGGCTGGTGCGGGCTGTCCGTGACCATGCCGCTGAAGACGGCGATGCTGGACGAGGTGGACGAGGTGCGGGGAGTCGCGCGGACGTTGGGCGTCGTGAATACCGTGACATTCGAGGACACCGCGAATGGCCTTCGGACAGTGGGTTCCAACACGGACGTGACCGGCATCGTCAACGCCCTCTGCCATGCCGGCTCTGCTGCTTCACCTTCAGCCGTCATCCTGGGCGGCGGCGGGACGGCGGCCTCGGCCGTCGCTGCACTCAAGGAACTGGGCACCGAAACGGTGCAGGTCTTTGTCCGTGATGCTTCGCGCACGGCAGATGTCCGCGCCGCTGCCGACCGCCTCGGGATGGCCCTGGAGCTCCGCCCCCTTGCCGGGGCCGCGCGCCCAACGGCGGAAGCCGACGTCGTAATCTCCACACTGCCCCCGCGCGCGGCAGACGGACTCGCCGCGGAAATCGCCGCGCTCAAGACCGCGACACCGGGTGTGCTGCTGGACGTGGCCTACGATCCCTGGCCCAGCCTCATTGCCTCGGTCTGGCAGGCCGGCGGCGGCCGTGTGGTGCCCGGCCTGGAGATGCTGCTGTACCAGGCCGTGGAGCAGGTGCGGCTCTTCACCCGCCGCGGTGAAGACGTTAACGCAGCTGTCATAGATGTGATGTGTGACGCAGTCGGCCTTGCCCGGCGGGCGTTGTGA
- a CDS encoding DUF948 domain-containing protein translates to MSGGDIAGLIAAGVFALLVLLLAVPILKLGKVFDEMRTTIRSLSDGATPLMDEVTATVSTTNQQLKKVDGISSNVSDASANISALSSLVAATVGSPLIKVAAFSYGVRSAFANRRKPAAGRRSR, encoded by the coding sequence ATGTCTGGTGGCGATATTGCCGGCCTGATCGCTGCCGGGGTGTTCGCGCTCCTGGTCCTGTTGCTTGCGGTCCCCATCCTTAAGCTGGGGAAGGTCTTTGACGAGATGCGGACCACCATCCGGTCCCTCAGCGACGGTGCCACGCCCCTGATGGATGAGGTCACCGCCACCGTGTCCACCACCAACCAGCAGCTGAAGAAGGTGGACGGCATCTCGTCCAACGTCTCGGACGCGTCCGCAAACATCTCCGCACTGTCCTCGCTGGTCGCCGCCACCGTGGGTTCCCCGCTGATCAAGGTTGCCGCGTTCAGCTACGGCGTGCGCAGTGCCTTCGCCAACCGTCGGAAGCCCGCTGCCGGCCGCCGCAGCCGCTAG
- the mltG gene encoding endolytic transglycosylase MltG: protein MSPANIDDTSGSLGTEAQRPLTRKELRAREKTLNTGGQDAVPEQAYETGDVPPPPAAPPAAASPDAESTFAPLPGAGDVPAAPQTPPSIQDEQTLRASHGDAHLEPPVTAQQHDGGGHHDTVAHPHTDDYQDAHPEDVPHHSDDVHYAHQEAHIHDDTDVHDYQETVHGHPAYEAGEYDHETHPEPGHPDPVAGILPAASTEVVKRPSKKVRRRRRLLALLLTLVVFVAAVAVGAQFLKPLLGSGKPSDFPGPGTGEVRVTVASGEGTRSVASELENQRVVANADTFMQAFHASGATLSPGDYTFKTEMKNADAVNVLAGKDKSKVIYFALSAGLRINESLQAISEGSGVSIQQLQALSNQPAQFGLPANAKNLEGYLQPGEYRFPLGTPPKDILQALVKATTDELVSQGITDPAKQYQAVIVASIVQAEGGQADYGDVAGAIYNRLKPNDQTGGFLQVDSAVTYGLGTRSFNFTDEQRKDKSNPYNTYANPGLPPGPIGSPGKTAIDAAAKPKTNDYLYWVTVNLDTKETKFAKTLAEHNAYVEQYNAWCQANAGRCT from the coding sequence GTGAGCCCTGCCAACATTGATGACACCTCCGGTTCGCTGGGCACGGAGGCCCAGCGGCCGCTGACCCGCAAGGAACTGCGCGCCCGGGAGAAGACCCTCAATACCGGGGGCCAGGACGCCGTGCCCGAACAGGCCTACGAAACCGGTGACGTTCCGCCGCCACCCGCCGCACCACCGGCCGCAGCTTCTCCGGACGCCGAATCCACCTTTGCTCCGCTTCCGGGCGCCGGTGACGTTCCGGCGGCACCGCAAACACCCCCGTCCATCCAGGACGAACAAACGTTGCGCGCTTCCCATGGCGATGCCCACCTCGAACCGCCGGTGACGGCCCAGCAGCACGACGGCGGCGGGCACCACGACACCGTGGCTCACCCTCACACGGATGATTACCAGGACGCCCACCCCGAGGACGTCCCGCACCACTCGGACGACGTCCACTATGCGCACCAAGAGGCCCACATCCACGATGACACGGACGTCCACGACTACCAGGAGACCGTTCACGGCCACCCTGCGTATGAGGCCGGCGAATACGACCATGAGACCCATCCTGAACCAGGCCATCCTGACCCGGTCGCGGGGATCCTTCCCGCCGCGTCCACTGAGGTAGTGAAACGTCCCTCGAAGAAGGTCCGCCGCCGTCGCAGGCTGCTGGCCCTGCTCCTGACGCTTGTTGTCTTCGTGGCGGCGGTGGCCGTAGGCGCCCAGTTCCTCAAACCCCTCCTGGGCAGCGGCAAACCCTCGGACTTCCCCGGCCCCGGAACGGGTGAGGTCCGCGTAACGGTGGCCAGTGGCGAGGGCACCAGGTCCGTCGCATCGGAACTGGAGAACCAGCGCGTTGTGGCCAACGCTGATACGTTCATGCAGGCGTTCCATGCCTCGGGCGCAACCCTTTCCCCGGGGGACTACACCTTCAAGACCGAGATGAAGAACGCGGATGCTGTCAACGTCCTTGCCGGCAAAGACAAGTCCAAGGTTATTTACTTCGCCCTGAGCGCCGGCCTTCGCATCAATGAATCCCTCCAGGCGATCTCCGAGGGGTCCGGCGTCTCCATTCAGCAACTGCAGGCGCTCAGCAACCAGCCCGCCCAGTTCGGCCTGCCCGCCAACGCGAAGAACCTGGAAGGCTACCTGCAGCCGGGCGAGTACCGCTTCCCGCTGGGTACTCCGCCCAAGGACATCCTCCAGGCACTAGTGAAGGCCACCACGGACGAACTCGTCTCGCAGGGCATCACCGACCCCGCCAAGCAGTACCAGGCCGTCATCGTGGCGAGCATCGTCCAGGCCGAGGGTGGCCAGGCCGACTACGGCGACGTAGCCGGCGCCATCTACAACCGGCTGAAGCCGAACGACCAGACCGGCGGCTTCTTGCAGGTTGACTCCGCCGTCACGTACGGGCTGGGCACCCGGAGCTTCAACTTCACCGATGAACAGCGCAAGGACAAGTCCAACCCGTACAACACCTACGCGAACCCCGGCCTGCCCCCCGGCCCCATCGGCTCTCCCGGCAAGACCGCCATCGACGCCGCAGCCAAGCCCAAGACCAACGATTACCTGTACTGGGTGACCGTCAACTTGGACACCAAGGAAACCAAGTTCGCCAAGACCCTTGCTGAACACAACGCCTACGTGGAGCAGTACAACGCCTGGTGCCAGGCAAACGCGGGCCGCTGCACATGA